One window of the Benincasa hispida cultivar B227 chromosome 3, ASM972705v1, whole genome shotgun sequence genome contains the following:
- the LOC120073707 gene encoding uncharacterized protein LOC120073707 has translation MANNNLVLFQVPRLMKENYRSCCIHMEALLGSQDVWDIVNNGYEEPESDATLNQAQREALQNTRKKNQKVLTIIHQAIDDPNFEKIFGASTAHQAWQILGNKYKGVDRVKKIHLQKLRGDYESLLMKVSESVLDYISRLLAVVNEMKRYGETIDDEQVVENILCSLDEKFNFIVVAIEESKDLSIMSIDKLMSSLQAHEEKLLKQKKQTTEQLFQSKLLKKTKCLYRQMLLFLKKTT, from the coding sequence ATGGCAAATAACAATTTGGTTCTCTTCCAAGTGCCTAGACTcatgaaagaaaattatagaAGTTGTTGTATTCATATGGAAGCTCTACTTGGTTCACAAGATGTATGGGACATTGTCAATAATGGTTATGAAGAACCAGAAAGTGATGCGACTTTAAATCAAGCTCAACGAGAAGCTTTGCAAAATACaagaaagaaaaaccaaaaggtTCTCACCATCATTCATCAAGCCATCGATGATccaaattttgagaagattTTTGGAGCAAGTACTGCGCATCAGGCATGGCAAATTTTAGGGAATAAATACAAAGGAGTAGATCGAGTTAAGAAGATTCACCTCCAAAAATTGAGAGGTGATTATGAATCACTACTTATGAAGGTATCTGAATCGGTTTTAGATTATATTTCAAGATTGCTAGCAGtagtaaatgaaatgaaaagataTGGTGAGACGATAGATGATGAGCAAGTGGTAGAAAATATACTTTGCTCATTGGatgaaaaatttaatttcatcGTTGTAGCTATTGAAGAATCAAAGGATTTGAGTATAATGTCCATTGATAAACTTATGAGTTCCTTACAAGCCCATGAAGAGAAGCTTCTCAAACAGAAgaaacaaacaactgagcaacTTTTTCAGTCAAAGTtgctaaagaaaacaaagtgtttgtatcgacaaatgctacttttcttaaaGAAGACCACGTAA